The Nitrospinota bacterium genome window below encodes:
- a CDS encoding CarD family transcriptional regulator, translating into MEEKEFSELKRGARVVYPAHGVGIIEKIEKIKTNGAAVQFYTIRIDESGMTIRVPSSRAQQVGIRNVMSEGEVRKVLKLLREKGKVVNGVNWHKRQKSYIDRIKSGSVIELAEILRELTLIQAKKELSFGEQRMYDNVRQLMVVEIAEAKGIQKDAAAKLLDKAFTA; encoded by the coding sequence TTGGAAGAGAAAGAATTTTCGGAGCTTAAGAGAGGCGCGCGCGTTGTTTATCCCGCGCATGGCGTGGGGATTATCGAGAAGATCGAGAAAATAAAAACGAACGGCGCGGCGGTTCAATTTTATACGATCAGAATCGACGAGTCAGGCATGACGATCCGCGTTCCTTCTTCGCGCGCCCAGCAGGTCGGCATCCGCAACGTGATGTCCGAAGGGGAAGTGCGCAAGGTGCTTAAGCTGTTGCGCGAAAAAGGAAAAGTGGTTAACGGCGTGAACTGGCACAAACGGCAAAAAAGCTACATCGACCGGATAAAATCCGGCTCGGTAATCGAGTTGGCGGAGATACTGCGGGAACTCACCCTCATTCAAGCCAAGAAAGAGCTCTCGTTCGGCGAGCAGCGGATGTACGACAACGTCCGGCAGCTCATGGTGGTGGAAATCGCGGAAGCGAAGGGAATCCAGAAGGATGCCGCCGCCAAGTTGCTCGATAAAGCGTTTACCGCCTGA
- a CDS encoding HEPN domain-containing protein, whose protein sequence is MNAPPDKGRLVRQWIEKAEHDLRTAEHTLTLKDDCPFDTVCFHAQQCAEKYLKGLLAFNALDFPKTHDLILLKNLAIKAGCMNPHELPLQTLNRYSIETRYPGEWEPITRVEAEEAVDLARKVRHLVRSSLPLDVID, encoded by the coding sequence ATGAACGCGCCGCCTGACAAGGGAAGGCTTGTTCGACAGTGGATTGAGAAGGCCGAGCATGACCTCCGGACGGCGGAACATACACTAACGCTGAAAGACGATTGTCCATTCGATACCGTTTGTTTCCACGCCCAACAATGCGCCGAAAAATATTTAAAGGGCCTTCTTGCTTTTAACGCACTGGATTTTCCCAAGACGCATGATCTGATCTTACTTAAGAATCTGGCGATAAAAGCGGGATGCATGAATCCCCACGAACTCCCTTTGCAGACATTGAACCGGTATTCGATCGAAACCCGTTATCCCGGTGAATGGGAGCCGATAACCCGAGTTGAAGCGGAAGAGGCCGTTGATTTGGCCCGCAAAGTGAGGCATCTGGTGCGCTCAAGCTTGCCCTTGGATGTGATTGATTGA
- a CDS encoding prephenate dehydrogenase/arogenate dehydrogenase family protein — MNKKPFFDTAVIIGVGLIGGSIARVLKNRGMAKRVIGAGRGEANLKAALELGIIDAALPAAEAVKEADFIVLCPPVLSIIPTLEAIAPHIKKGALVTDGGSTKKEIVERGEKIAAGRFVFIGSHPIAGTEKSGAASSFETLFENHKCIVTPTPNTPAEPLEKLTAFWRGAGMKTVQMDPVTHDTVMGAVSHLPHLVVYALVNTVSQLEGGEKLLDFAAGGFKDTTRIAASPAEMWADIALANGPKMLELSSAMRGNLVDIENAIRSHDREALMRMLQRANEFRGKLEK; from the coding sequence ATGAATAAAAAACCTTTTTTTGATACCGCTGTCATCATCGGCGTCGGGCTTATCGGCGGTTCGATAGCCCGTGTATTGAAGAACCGCGGCATGGCCAAGCGGGTAATCGGCGCGGGACGGGGCGAGGCAAATTTAAAGGCCGCCCTCGAACTTGGCATCATCGATGCCGCGCTCCCGGCGGCCGAGGCGGTAAAGGAAGCCGATTTCATCGTGCTCTGCCCGCCAGTCCTCTCCATAATCCCCACCCTCGAAGCCATCGCCCCCCACATAAAAAAGGGGGCGTTGGTGACCGATGGCGGCTCCACAAAAAAAGAGATCGTGGAGCGGGGAGAGAAAATCGCCGCCGGGCGGTTCGTCTTCATCGGTTCGCACCCGATAGCCGGCACCGAAAAATCGGGGGCCGCGTCGTCGTTTGAAACGCTTTTTGAGAACCACAAATGCATCGTCACTCCCACGCCCAACACCCCCGCGGAACCGTTGGAAAAGCTGACGGCATTCTGGCGCGGAGCCGGGATGAAGACCGTACAGATGGATCCCGTCACGCACGATACCGTTATGGGGGCGGTGAGCCACCTGCCGCACCTTGTGGTCTATGCGTTGGTGAACACGGTAAGCCAACTTGAAGGTGGGGAAAAACTGCTGGATTTCGCCGCCGGTGGTTTTAAAGATACCACCCGTATCGCCGCCAGCCCGGCGGAGATGTGGGCCGATATCGCGCTGGCGAACGGGCCGAAGATGCTGGAGCTTTCATCCGCCATGCGCGGCAATCTTGTGGACATCGAAAACGCCATCCGCTCACATGACCGCGAGGCGCTTATGCGGATGCTTCAGCGGGCGAACGAATTTAGGGGAAAGCTGGAAAAGTGA
- the ispD gene encoding 2-C-methyl-D-erythritol 4-phosphate cytidylyltransferase, whose product MGGSPVAAVIPAAGSGSRMAAAVPKQFMELNGHPLLDWTLAAIARADEIGSIILVVPPGDLPHMAEKYVGNPRWPKVARAVAGGATRAESVYNGVRAAGAEWILAHDAARPFVTPALVRRTVEAALRHGAATAALPAHDTLKTRDGDFLGETLDRAAVLHIQTPQVFRAADLLAAHEKLRHEGKEWTDETSLLQQAGIKVAWVPGEAANMKITTPDDFRLAQVMAERSPFVKGPARV is encoded by the coding sequence GTGGGCGGCTCCCCCGTTGCGGCGGTAATCCCCGCCGCCGGATCCGGCAGCCGCATGGCCGCCGCCGTTCCCAAGCAGTTCATGGAGCTGAACGGGCATCCCCTGCTTGACTGGACGCTTGCCGCCATCGCGCGAGCGGATGAGATCGGATCGATCATTCTCGTGGTGCCGCCCGGCGATTTGCCGCACATGGCCGAAAAATATGTGGGGAATCCCCGCTGGCCGAAGGTGGCCCGCGCCGTCGCCGGCGGAGCCACACGCGCCGAATCGGTTTATAACGGCGTGCGGGCCGCCGGCGCCGAATGGATACTGGCGCACGACGCGGCGCGCCCGTTCGTCACCCCCGCGCTGGTGCGCCGCACCGTCGAAGCCGCGTTGCGGCATGGCGCCGCCACCGCCGCGCTTCCCGCGCACGATACGCTGAAAACGCGCGACGGCGATTTTTTGGGGGAAACGCTCGACCGCGCCGCGGTTTTGCACATACAGACGCCGCAGGTATTCCGCGCGGCGGATCTCCTCGCCGCGCACGAAAAGCTGCGGCATGAAGGAAAGGAATGGACCGACGAGACCTCCTTGCTGCAACAGGCGGGGATAAAGGTTGCGTGGGTGCCGGGCGAAGCGGCGAATATGAAGATAACCACGCCGGATGATTTCCGGCTGGCGCAAGTAATGGCGGAGCGGAGCCCTTTTGTGAAGGGCCCCGCCCGCGTATAG
- a CDS encoding TRAM domain-containing protein yields MKLRTLKLRSIAGAVFGIFTALILANLLTYALTGLSLTPSTGNRILILMVNLTAAFIGASVGLRIIEEVDLTIISKIIRGKSDFGLLPKVLDTSVLIDGRIADVAETGFMDGTIVVPAFVLAELHHIADSPDDLKKTRGRRGIEVVHRLQQNALFDVRIVEEDFPRIKEVDHKLIELCKKIDGKIVTNDFNLNKLAELHGVGVVNINLLATSTRPLLLPGEELPSMLVVKEGKEPGQGLAYLEDGTMVVVDNARKRIGQKVNVQVTSVLQTPTGRMIFAKFISEPGAPAVAERE; encoded by the coding sequence ATGAAACTCCGCACGTTGAAACTCCGCTCCATCGCCGGCGCGGTATTCGGCATTTTCACGGCGCTCATCCTGGCGAACCTCCTCACCTACGCGCTGACCGGCCTTTCGCTCACCCCTTCCACCGGAAACCGCATTCTCATTCTGATGGTGAACCTCACCGCCGCGTTTATCGGCGCCTCCGTCGGCCTGCGCATCATCGAGGAGGTGGATCTCACCATCATCAGCAAGATCATCCGGGGGAAATCGGATTTCGGCCTTTTGCCGAAAGTGCTCGACACCAGCGTGCTTATTGACGGCCGGATCGCCGACGTGGCGGAGACCGGTTTTATGGATGGAACCATCGTGGTTCCCGCCTTTGTGCTGGCCGAACTGCACCACATCGCCGACTCGCCGGACGACCTGAAAAAAACCCGCGGCCGCCGCGGCATCGAAGTGGTGCATCGCCTCCAGCAAAATGCGCTGTTCGACGTGCGGATAGTGGAAGAGGATTTTCCCCGCATAAAAGAGGTGGACCACAAGCTGATAGAACTGTGCAAGAAGATTGACGGCAAGATCGTCACCAACGATTTCAACCTGAATAAACTGGCCGAGCTGCACGGCGTCGGCGTGGTGAACATCAACCTGCTTGCCACCTCCACGCGGCCGTTGCTGCTGCCGGGGGAAGAGCTTCCCTCCATGCTGGTGGTGAAGGAAGGCAAGGAACCGGGCCAGGGACTCGCCTATCTGGAAGACGGCACGATGGTGGTCGTGGATAACGCCCGGAAGCGGATCGGCCAGAAGGTGAACGTGCAGGTAACCTCCGTGCTGCAAACCCCCACCGGACGGATGATCTTCGCGAAATTCATTTCGGAACCCGGCGCACCGGCCGTTGCCGAGAGGGAGTGA
- a CDS encoding nucleotidyltransferase domain-containing protein, which yields MTDQEAIGKMAEVIVKRFHPEKIVLFGSYAKGTPGRDSDVDLLVIMRVEGSKRKKTAEIDLALADRTLPLDVIVVTPEEAEKYRDVAGSIIYPALKEGKVLYERAA from the coding sequence ATGACGGATCAGGAAGCCATAGGCAAAATGGCGGAAGTGATTGTAAAGCGCTTTCATCCCGAAAAGATCGTCCTTTTCGGATCATACGCCAAAGGAACGCCTGGCAGGGATAGCGACGTGGATCTGTTGGTGATCATGCGGGTTGAGGGGTCAAAGCGAAAAAAAACGGCGGAGATCGATTTAGCCCTGGCGGATCGCACGTTGCCGCTGGATGTGATTGTGGTCACGCCGGAAGAGGCTGAGAAATACCGTGATGTTGCCGGCTCAATCATTTATCCCGCGCTCAAGGAGGGAAAAGTCCTGTATGAACGCGCCGCCTGA
- a CDS encoding restriction endonuclease subunit S, translating to MGEKGRFELLEEWSMRLAIVTFSEIKRHKIWRLEAEYYCHKSQIDSSFVTGEDAVDFVQYGTSEELNEIGNGYPILRLNEYDGMFIKRPEKFCDKINAETYGNLILKKGDVLICRTNGNPKLVGKSALVPKDYDYAFASYLFRVRPKRKIINSATLVVYLNCRVGRAQIEKNLMISNQSNFSPAKFRDIQIPVLAPTIQSMIEEIVYAAYKKQESANAIYIEAENALIAELGFLSWKPRHRLSFIKNFSSAQSSNRLDAEYFQPMYEDVVHRIKQYKKGYKPLGEIVRIKDKNFQPKDDELYQYIELANISTNGNINGFIEAQGKELPTRARRKVNSGDVIVSTIEGSLSSIALIADDLDNALCSTGFFVIKSDGINSQTLLVLLKSVVGQLQLKKGCSGTILAAISDDEFKRIILPELSLSIQENIKNKISKMYATKALSKNLLRIAKQGVEMAIEKTEKKAQDWIEIELKALQK from the coding sequence GTGGGCGAAAAAGGAAGATTTGAGCTTTTGGAAGAATGGAGCATGAGGCTTGCAATAGTTACATTTTCAGAAATAAAGAGGCATAAAATCTGGAGATTAGAGGCAGAGTATTATTGTCATAAATCTCAAATTGATTCTAGTTTTGTAACGGGAGAGGATGCCGTTGATTTTGTACAATATGGCACATCCGAAGAACTTAACGAAATCGGGAACGGCTACCCCATTCTGAGGTTAAATGAATATGACGGTATGTTTATAAAAAGGCCAGAAAAGTTTTGCGACAAAATCAATGCTGAAACATATGGGAATTTAATTTTAAAAAAAGGCGATGTTCTAATTTGTCGGACAAATGGCAATCCAAAGTTGGTTGGAAAATCAGCCCTAGTTCCCAAAGATTATGATTATGCGTTTGCATCATATCTATTTCGCGTTCGTCCCAAGAGAAAAATAATTAATTCTGCGACATTGGTTGTTTATTTAAATTGCAGAGTTGGCAGGGCACAGATAGAAAAAAATTTGATGATTAGCAATCAGTCGAATTTTAGTCCTGCAAAATTCCGAGACATCCAGATTCCTGTTTTGGCTCCTACTATTCAATCTATGATAGAGGAAATAGTCTACGCCGCTTACAAAAAGCAGGAATCCGCTAACGCAATTTATATAGAAGCAGAAAACGCATTAATTGCCGAGCTTGGTTTCTTAAGCTGGAAGCCGAGACATCGTCTTTCTTTTATCAAGAATTTTTCGAGTGCTCAATCTAGCAATCGCCTCGACGCTGAATATTTTCAGCCGATGTATGAGGATGTGGTCCACCGCATCAAACAATACAAAAAGGGTTATAAACCTTTGGGCGAAATTGTTAGGATTAAGGATAAAAATTTCCAGCCGAAGGATGATGAACTCTATCAATATATCGAGCTTGCGAACATATCTACCAACGGAAACATTAATGGATTCATTGAGGCGCAAGGCAAAGAATTACCAACCCGGGCAAGACGTAAAGTCAATTCCGGGGATGTTATTGTTTCGACAATTGAGGGGTCGCTTTCAAGTATCGCCCTAATTGCGGATGATTTAGATAATGCTTTATGTTCAACGGGCTTCTTTGTTATCAAATCAGATGGAATTAATTCCCAGACCTTGCTTGTTTTGCTCAAGTCGGTGGTTGGGCAATTACAGCTTAAGAAGGGATGTTCAGGCACAATCTTAGCGGCCATAAGCGATGATGAGTTTAAGCGCATTATTCTGCCGGAATTGTCCTTAAGCATTCAGGAAAATATTAAAAATAAAATCTCGAAAATGTATGCCACCAAAGCGTTGTCAAAAAATCTTCTTCGTATCGCCAAGCAGGGTGTTGAAATGGCAATTGAAAAAACGGAGAAAAAAGCTCAAGACTGGATTGAAATCGAATTGAAAGCATTGCAAAAATGA